In Solenopsis invicta isolate M01_SB chromosome 1, UNIL_Sinv_3.0, whole genome shotgun sequence, one genomic interval encodes:
- the LOC105194780 gene encoding scm-like with four MBT domains protein 2, giving the protein METHENRAQEKPQDGEYGFVWQDYLDATESMEVPQIMFPHVELTLQSSIEIGMSLEVPVQNSDKNEPSYWVATIVMACGPLLRLRYFGGDDRSLEFWFNLTKEAGHELGWSEKNDKKLKPPDVILERSPDCMDKLHEFMTTARTLPAEMLTGDGLSMTDRIKQGMKVEISDVLHPYKLWVATIIENVGGRLLLRYDTPDSTRQDFWIFCTSERLHSYGFASKSDSTWFLEPPSSIIDLHTYEEWKDLLESKPKDCELAEELFNNNVEHSKHSFEVGMKLEALHPIDQVKICPATVTKVFDDIYFLVNIDVHAGCLNESDNTLISNNLENNTWLCTAEHPYIFPVGWAQKNDIMITHPQGWTSKTENFDWNEYLEACHASAAPENLFSERTSAIETGFECGMRLEAIDPEHEHIICAAHINKIVDNLLWIKLDNYEYFRPDHIVDIHSLHIFPVGWCESNHYPLKPPHDYIEICKKLETSANEDKKKTNVLDIPISEPRSSLWCPKIYFNYRCFTGPMISKGKLATLPKSVGPGPVILVMREVLSMIVSVGYRSARILKVLQCDTKPDPGYHLEVLKAKHKNNTYRASVAIVTSGDMVADFCKNICKKLMVCPNLFGPLHISENECPDECYKASKAKFTAPVGTGKRGKPKGYTSIMVQKPKPWGRRRKRRRGRWANKHKEAQEYDHEDEMPFISLDLAKHISDNLIEEEGFDGRQPLSEIDIMIQKGLEKSDKSDDFKTEIASSNASEDSGSSFNDRKVKDRELPSPSNLTSKQHSTRYGQNTGITRGIKRDWDTSIESDCSEADAEYLKMQKTQRRPKTRKLDSNPLYWSVDDVFRYLRKTNDCKDLAYRVKEEEIDGLAFLLLNLPSLTQHMKLRTSLALKLCRHVEQVKVTFFLRHIHEVEPNQYQIV; this is encoded by the exons aatatggATTTGTTTGGCAAGACTATCTCGATGCCACAGAGAGCATGGAGGTTCCACAGATTATGTTCCCTCATGTGGAGTTAACATTGCAAAGCAGTATTGAGATAGGCATGTCACTGGAGGTGCCAGTGCAAAACAGTGATAAGAATGAACCCTCATATTGGGTGGCTACTATTGTTATGGCTTGCGGACCCTTATTGCGGCTGCGTTACTTTGGTGGTGACGATAGATCTCTAGAATTTTGGTTTAATCTGACAAAAGAGGCTGGCCATGAACTTGGCTGGAGTGAAAAGAATGATAAGAAGTTAAAACCACCTGATGTTATACTCGAAAGATCACCTGACTGCATGGACAAGCTGCATGAGTTTATGACGACAGCACGTACACTCCCAGCTGAAATGTTAACAGGA GATGGTCTAAGTATGACAGATAGGATAAAACAGGGTATGAAGGTTGAAATAAGTGATGTGTTGCATCCATACAAGTTATGGGTAGCTACG ATTATTGAAAACGTTGGAGGACGTCTTTTATTGAGATATGATACACCAGATTCTACTCGCCAAGACTTCTGGATATTTTGTACGTCCGAGCGTTTACATTCGTATGGATTTGCATCTAAATCAGATTCTACTTGGTTTTTGGAACCACCTAGTTCGATAATCGATTTGCACACGTATGAGGAATGGAAGGATCTGTTAGAATCTAAACCGAAAGATTGCGAACTAGCGGaagaattgtttaataataatgtagaaCATTCAAAGCATAGTTTTGAAGTTGGAATGAAACTGGAGGCTTTACATccgatagatcaagtaaaaattTGTCCTGCTACTGTAACCAAAGTATTCgacgatatatattttcttgtaaatattGATGTACACGCTGGATGCTTAAACGAATCAGATAATACGCTTATCtctaataatttagaaaataatacatGGCTGTGTACTGCAGAACATCCATATATATTTCCAGTTGGATGGGcgcaaaaaaatgatattat GATTACCCATCCACAAGGCTGGACTTCGAAGACTGAAAATTTTGATTGGAATGAATATTTGGAAGCGTGCCATGCTAGTGCAGCGCCTGAGAATTTATTTAGTGAACGTACGAGTGCCATTGAGACAGGCTTTGAGTGTGGCATGAGACTGGAGGCTATTGATCCAGAACATGAACACATAATATGCGCCgcccatattaataaaatcgttGACAATCTGTTATGGATAAAATTAGATAACTACGAATATTTTCGGCCGGATCATATAGTCGACATACATTCCTTGCACATATTTCCTGTCGGATGGTGCGAATCTAATCATTATCCATTAAAACCTCCACATGACTAtatagaaatttgtaaaaagctAGAAACGTCTGCAAACGAAGACAAGAAGAAAACTAATGTTTTGGACATACCGATATCTGAACCACGCTCGTCTCTCTGGTGtccaaagatatattttaattatcgatGCTTTACAGGCCCCATGATATCGAAGGGTAAACTAGCAACTCTTCCGAAATCAGTGGGACCTGGACCAGTTATACTGGTTATGCGAGAAGTTTTATCAATGATAGTATCTGTTGGATATAGAAGTGCTCGAATCTTGAAGGTTTTGCAATGTGATACTAAGCCAGATCCTGGATATCACTTGGAAGTCTTAAAGGCGAAGCACAAAAATAACACATATCGTGCAAGTGTGGCCATTGTTACATCAGGAGATATGGTGGcagatttttgcaaaaatatttgtaaaaaattaatggtGTGTCCAAATTTATTCGGTCCGTTACATATATCAGAAAACGAATGTCCAGATGAATGTTATAAAGCATCGAAAGCGAAATTTA cAGCACCAGTTGGAACTGGTAAAAGAGGAAAACCGAAAGGTTATACAAGTATTATGGTACAAAAACCAAAACCTTGGGGTAGAAGGCGTAAAAGGCGACGTGGTAGATGGGCGAACAAGCACAAGGAAGCTCAAGAATACGATCACGAAGATGAAATGCCGTTTATTTCGTTAGATTTGGCAAAGCATATCTCGGACAACCTTATTGAAGAAGAAGGATTTGATGGAAGACAACCGCTTTCAGAAATAGATATCATGATACAAAAAGGTTTAGAAAAGTCCGACAAATCAGAcgattttaaaactgaaatagcCTCCAGTAACGCTTCGGAGGATTCTGGTAGTTCGTTTAATGATAGAAAAGTCAAGGATCGAGAATTGCCCAGTCCTTCAAATTTGACTTCAAAACAACATTCCACAAGATACGGTCAAAACACAGGAATCACTCGAGGGATTAAAAGAGATTGGGACACGAGTATAGAATCCGACTGTTCTGAAGCAGATGCCGAATACTTGAAAATGCAAAAGACACAACGGCGACCGAAGACGCGGAAACTTGATTCAAATCCGTTATATTGGAGCGTAGACGACGTATTTCGGTACCTAAGAAAAACGAATGACTGTAAAGATCTAGCGTATCGTGTTAAAGAAgag gaAATTGATGGTCTTGCATTTTTGTTGCTGAATCTTCCTTCGCTTACCCAGCATATGAAATTACGAACAAGTTTAGCTTTGAAACTATGTCGACATGTCGAACAAGTCAAGGTTACATTTTTCCTGCGACACATTCACGAAGTAGAACCCAATCAatatcaaattgtttaa